One Caulobacter segnis genomic window carries:
- a CDS encoding serine hydrolase domain-containing protein yields MSEVGTENVIGRKRHAQWLIAGGVLLVIVGAVLLPRAKDKAPKVGPAATAEAARLPETPADWHGSIDYPALDGRIRAMMTDRSMEGLAVAVVENGRLAFVKGYGVTATRDGEPVDARTVFRWASLSKTIAGTLSARLADEGTFSLSDPVATFNTSLRLPGDAQNNLTVEQLLSQRTGLGKNAYDGQLEDGQDPARIRNALGGLKPVCPPGTCHTYQNIAYDTISEVIAARTGAPYAVAVKNRVFGPLGMTGASVGMAGLTSAAHWARPHRHGAELKLSEAYYRVPAAAGVNSTIVDLAIWMQAQMGLRPDVLPPAVLDAVQRPRVATGRPYGRLNIARELKSPGYGLGMRSFDYKGHHLIGHSGGVSGYRSTMMFDPATKTGVVMLWNSDANLPFRFQAEFFDRAYRLPFTDYLDLKSGSPTSSPAEVSGDQG; encoded by the coding sequence GTGTCGGAAGTCGGGACGGAAAACGTCATAGGCCGGAAGCGGCACGCGCAATGGCTGATCGCCGGCGGGGTGCTGCTGGTCATCGTCGGGGCGGTGCTGCTGCCGCGCGCCAAGGACAAGGCGCCGAAGGTCGGTCCGGCCGCTACGGCGGAGGCGGCCCGGCTGCCCGAGACCCCGGCCGACTGGCATGGCAGCATCGACTATCCGGCGCTGGACGGCCGCATCCGGGCGATGATGACGGACCGCTCGATGGAAGGGCTGGCCGTCGCCGTCGTCGAGAACGGCCGCCTGGCCTTCGTGAAGGGCTACGGCGTCACGGCGACCCGCGACGGCGAGCCGGTCGACGCCCGCACCGTGTTCCGCTGGGCCTCGCTGTCCAAGACCATCGCCGGCACGCTGAGCGCCCGCCTCGCCGACGAGGGGACCTTCTCGCTGTCCGATCCGGTGGCGACTTTCAACACCAGCCTGCGTCTGCCCGGCGACGCCCAGAACAACCTGACGGTCGAGCAGCTGCTGTCGCAGCGCACGGGCCTGGGCAAGAACGCCTATGACGGCCAGCTGGAGGATGGGCAGGACCCGGCCCGGATCCGGAACGCGCTGGGCGGGCTGAAGCCGGTCTGCCCGCCGGGCACCTGCCACACCTACCAGAACATCGCCTACGACACGATCAGCGAGGTCATCGCCGCTCGTACGGGCGCGCCCTACGCGGTGGCGGTCAAGAACCGCGTGTTCGGACCGCTGGGCATGACCGGCGCCTCGGTCGGCATGGCGGGCCTGACCTCCGCCGCCCACTGGGCCCGGCCGCACCGCCACGGCGCCGAGCTGAAGCTGTCAGAGGCCTATTACCGCGTGCCGGCCGCCGCCGGGGTCAATTCGACGATCGTGGACCTGGCCATCTGGATGCAGGCCCAGATGGGACTGCGGCCGGACGTCCTGCCGCCGGCGGTGCTGGACGCGGTGCAGCGCCCCCGCGTCGCCACCGGCCGCCCCTATGGCCGCCTGAACATCGCCCGCGAGCTGAAGAGCCCCGGCTACGGCCTGGGCATGCGCAGCTTCGACTACAAGGGCCACCACCTGATCGGCCACAGCGGCGGCGTGTCGGGTTACCGCTCGACCATGATGTTCGATCCGGCGACGAAGACCGGCGTGGTCATGCTGTGGAACAGCGACGCCAACCTGCCTTTCCGCTTCCAGGCCGAGTTCTTCGACCGCGCCTACCGCCTGCCGTTCACCGACTATCTGGACCTGAAGAGCGGTTCGCCGACCTCCAGTCCGGCCGAGGTCTCGGGCGATCAGGGCTGA
- a CDS encoding ATP-binding protein has translation MSRRKQVSLRLFVVLVLAALALVKPGMNFVFGWSVLYLIVQVSEVLALNNFLRRARPGRGTVTLNLMADFALAVVFGWLAIPVWATGTPVGAAGAVLLLSGSIITALMGAEGCLTAFAASATPHLAYVLITPLVAGGIHDPVMPFFTAGVGLFCLTVALVFLWSRRTLEAERTARRAAEAQTAAKSAFVAMVSHELRTPINAILNGAEALESGRPGASVANAALIADAGVMMRTLLNDLLDLSKIEAGHMGVEVVDHDLRVLVSDALDFWRKAAEAKGVRLELEGAELLPQWVRGDPMRVRQVLNNLLSNAIKFTAEGAVTVGVRVKGPEMIGIDVRDTGPGLSEDQIERLFSPYEQAGVETARAFGGTGLGLAISRDLARLMGGELWAANTAEGGARFTLRLPTPPGVAPAAPEPHEAQALAVRAEAPLILVVDDHDINRRALRQMLEAFGARVETAEDALTALAMAERNVFDAILMDVRMPGVDGLEATRRLRASRANKATPVIAVTGAVSPEEVAACRAAGMTGWVEKPVNARDLYAALFE, from the coding sequence GTGTCACGACGCAAGCAGGTCTCCCTCAGGCTGTTCGTCGTCCTGGTGTTGGCCGCCCTGGCGCTGGTGAAGCCGGGCATGAACTTCGTGTTCGGCTGGTCGGTCCTCTACCTGATCGTCCAGGTGAGCGAGGTCCTGGCGTTGAACAACTTCCTGCGCCGGGCCAGGCCGGGGCGCGGGACGGTCACCCTGAACCTGATGGCGGATTTCGCGCTGGCGGTCGTGTTCGGCTGGCTGGCGATCCCGGTCTGGGCGACCGGCACGCCGGTCGGGGCCGCCGGGGCGGTGCTGTTGCTCTCCGGATCGATCATCACCGCGCTGATGGGCGCCGAGGGCTGCCTGACCGCCTTCGCCGCGTCGGCCACGCCCCATCTGGCCTATGTGCTGATCACGCCCCTGGTCGCGGGCGGGATCCACGATCCGGTCATGCCGTTCTTCACCGCCGGCGTCGGGCTGTTCTGCCTGACGGTGGCGCTGGTGTTCCTGTGGTCGCGACGGACCCTGGAGGCCGAGCGGACGGCGCGACGCGCCGCCGAGGCCCAGACCGCGGCCAAGTCCGCCTTCGTCGCCATGGTCAGCCACGAACTGCGCACGCCGATCAACGCCATCCTGAACGGCGCTGAAGCCCTGGAGAGCGGTCGTCCGGGGGCTTCGGTGGCCAACGCCGCCCTGATCGCCGACGCCGGCGTGATGATGCGCACCCTGCTGAACGACTTGCTGGACCTCTCCAAGATCGAGGCCGGCCACATGGGCGTCGAGGTGGTCGACCACGACCTGCGCGTCCTGGTCAGCGACGCCCTCGACTTCTGGCGCAAGGCGGCCGAGGCCAAGGGCGTCCGTCTGGAGCTGGAGGGCGCTGAACTCCTGCCGCAATGGGTGCGCGGCGACCCGATGCGGGTGCGCCAGGTGCTGAACAACCTGCTCAGCAACGCCATCAAGTTCACGGCCGAGGGCGCGGTGACGGTCGGCGTCCGGGTCAAGGGACCGGAGATGATCGGCATCGACGTCCGCGACACCGGGCCGGGCCTCTCGGAAGACCAGATCGAGCGCCTGTTCAGCCCCTATGAGCAGGCCGGCGTGGAGACCGCCCGCGCCTTCGGCGGCACGGGCCTGGGCCTGGCGATCAGCCGCGACCTCGCCCGGCTGATGGGCGGCGAGCTGTGGGCGGCCAACACGGCCGAGGGCGGCGCCCGCTTCACCCTGCGCCTGCCGACCCCGCCCGGCGTCGCGCCCGCCGCGCCCGAGCCCCACGAAGCCCAGGCCCTGGCCGTTCGCGCCGAGGCGCCGCTGATCCTGGTGGTCGACGACCACGACATCAACCGCCGGGCCCTGCGCCAGATGCTGGAGGCGTTCGGCGCGCGGGTCGAGACGGCCGAGGACGCCCTGACCGCCTTGGCCATGGCCGAGCGCAACGTGTTCGACGCCATCCTGATGGACGTGCGCATGCCCGGCGTCGACGGGCTGGAGGCCACCCGCCGCCTGCGCGCCAGCCGGGCGAACAAGGCCACGCCCGTCATCGCCGTCACCGGCGCGGTCTCGCCCGAGGAGGTCGCCGCCTGCCGCGCGGCGGGCATGACCGGCTGGGTCGAGAAGCCCGTGAACGCCCGCGACCTCTACGCGGCCCTCTTCGAGTAG
- the rnd gene encoding ribonuclease D translates to MKPITTTAELAAFCNALAGEPFVAVDTEFMRETTYWPKLCLIQVASPTHEAVIDPLADDIDLEPLLAVMRDTSILKVFHAARQDVEIFNNLKAMPRPLFDTQVAGMAAGFGEQIAYDALVRQMLRIELDKSSRFTDWARRPLTDAQLTYALADVTHLAALFPILRERLETSGRLAWVEEEMTAISDPAAYDVDPEKAWRRLRPRKTAPKYLAVFKAVAAWRERTAQNRDQPRGRILKDEAIDELATQAPTSLEALNNLRGVPKGFGGSKFGPDLLAAIKAALADPEGYAPVVDKPGPPPPQNAGAVVELLKVLLKARAEEAGVASKLIATVSDLEKIAADDNAATPALAGWRRDAFGADALKIKRGELALVLDGAKVRVVEVRRAPRAE, encoded by the coding sequence ATGAAGCCGATCACCACCACCGCCGAGCTGGCGGCGTTTTGTAATGCACTCGCGGGCGAGCCTTTCGTCGCCGTGGACACGGAGTTCATGCGCGAGACGACCTACTGGCCCAAGTTGTGCCTGATCCAGGTCGCGTCGCCCACGCACGAAGCCGTCATCGACCCGCTCGCGGACGACATCGATCTGGAGCCCCTGCTGGCGGTGATGCGCGATACGAGCATCCTCAAGGTGTTCCACGCCGCCCGCCAGGACGTCGAGATCTTCAACAATCTCAAGGCTATGCCGCGTCCGCTGTTCGACACCCAGGTCGCCGGCATGGCGGCGGGGTTCGGCGAGCAGATCGCCTATGACGCCCTGGTCCGCCAGATGCTGCGTATCGAGCTGGACAAGTCCAGCCGGTTCACCGACTGGGCCCGACGGCCGCTGACCGACGCCCAGCTGACCTACGCCCTGGCCGACGTCACCCACCTGGCGGCGCTGTTCCCGATTCTGCGCGAACGCCTGGAGACCTCGGGCCGTCTGGCCTGGGTCGAGGAAGAGATGACCGCCATCTCGGATCCGGCCGCCTATGACGTCGATCCGGAAAAGGCCTGGCGCCGCCTGCGCCCGCGCAAGACCGCGCCGAAGTACCTGGCCGTGTTCAAGGCGGTCGCCGCCTGGCGCGAGCGCACCGCCCAGAACCGCGACCAGCCGCGCGGCCGGATCCTCAAGGACGAGGCCATCGACGAGCTGGCCACCCAGGCGCCCACCAGCCTGGAGGCGCTGAACAACCTGCGCGGCGTGCCCAAGGGCTTCGGCGGCAGCAAGTTCGGTCCCGACCTGCTGGCCGCGATCAAGGCCGCCCTGGCCGATCCGGAAGGCTACGCCCCGGTCGTCGACAAGCCCGGTCCGCCGCCGCCCCAGAACGCCGGCGCCGTGGTCGAGCTGCTCAAGGTGCTGCTGAAGGCGCGCGCGGAAGAGGCCGGCGTGGCCTCCAAGCTGATCGCCACGGTCTCGGACCTGGAGAAGATCGCCGCCGACGACAACGCCGCCACCCCGGCCCTGGCCGGTTGGCGCCGCGACGCCTTCGGAGCCGACGCCCTGAAGATCAAGCGCGGCGAGCTGGCCCTGGTGCTGGACGGCGCCAAGGTCCGCGTGGTCGAGGTGCGCCGCGCGCCTCGGGCCGAATAG
- the purM gene encoding phosphoribosylformylglycinamidine cyclo-ligase produces MSDLPNGLTYAQAGVDIDAGNALVDAIKPLAKATRRPGAEASLGGFGALFDLKAAGYEDALLVTTTDGVGTKLRIAIDAGMHATVGIDLVAMCVNDLLAQGAEPLMFLDYFATGKLDVETAKSVVAGIADGCKLAGAALVGGETAEMPGMYGDGEYDLAGFSVGAVERDGVLPKLDKQRAGDIIIGLGSSGPHSNGYSLVRRVVERSGLAWDAPCPFEDGKTLAEALMAPTRIYVKSLLPLLQSGRVKGGAHITGGGLIENPPRAIAEGLAAEFDWNAWATPPVFEWLAQVGGVSEHEMRRTFNCGVGFIIIVAQADAEPVLAALLNAGEDAFICGQLVKA; encoded by the coding sequence ATGAGCGATCTGCCCAACGGCCTTACCTACGCCCAGGCGGGTGTCGACATCGACGCGGGCAATGCGCTCGTGGACGCCATCAAGCCCCTGGCCAAGGCCACCCGCCGCCCTGGCGCGGAAGCCAGCCTGGGCGGTTTCGGCGCCCTGTTCGACCTGAAGGCGGCCGGCTACGAGGACGCCCTGCTGGTCACCACGACCGACGGCGTCGGCACCAAGCTGCGGATCGCCATCGACGCGGGCATGCACGCCACGGTCGGGATCGACCTGGTGGCCATGTGCGTCAACGACCTGCTGGCGCAAGGCGCCGAGCCGCTGATGTTCCTGGACTACTTCGCCACCGGCAAGCTGGACGTCGAGACCGCCAAGAGCGTGGTCGCCGGCATCGCCGACGGCTGCAAGCTGGCCGGCGCGGCCCTGGTGGGCGGCGAGACGGCGGAAATGCCGGGCATGTACGGCGACGGCGAGTACGACCTGGCCGGCTTCTCGGTCGGCGCGGTGGAACGCGACGGCGTCCTGCCCAAGCTGGACAAGCAGCGGGCCGGCGACATCATCATCGGCCTGGGCTCGTCGGGTCCGCACTCCAATGGCTATTCGCTGGTGCGCCGGGTGGTCGAGCGCTCGGGCCTGGCCTGGGACGCCCCCTGCCCGTTCGAAGACGGCAAGACTCTGGCCGAGGCCCTGATGGCCCCGACCCGCATCTATGTGAAGTCGCTGCTGCCCCTGCTGCAGTCGGGTCGCGTCAAGGGCGGCGCCCACATCACCGGCGGCGGCCTGATCGAGAACCCGCCGCGCGCCATCGCCGAAGGCCTGGCCGCCGAGTTCGACTGGAACGCCTGGGCGACGCCCCCCGTGTTCGAATGGCTGGCCCAGGTCGGCGGCGTCTCCGAGCACGAGATGCGCCGCACCTTCAATTGCGGGGTCGGCTTCATCATCATCGTCGCGCAAGCCGACGCCGAGCCGGTCCTGGCCGCCCTGCTGAACGCCGGCGAGGACGCCTTCATCTGCGGCCAGCTGGTCAAGGCGTAA
- the purN gene encoding phosphoribosylglycinamide formyltransferase has product MQAKTKVAVLISGRGSNMEALVRAAAAPGCPFEIALVLANKPDAGGLAIAAEAGVEALCVDQKPFGKDREAHERAIDAALRARRIEVIALAGYMRILTPFLVDAWAGRMLNIHPSLLPAYPGLDTHARAIAAGEVEAGCTVHLVTAGVDEGPILGQARVPILPDDDDHKLAARVLEQEHRLYADTLAAFVKTL; this is encoded by the coding sequence ATGCAGGCCAAGACCAAGGTCGCCGTCCTGATCTCGGGCCGGGGCTCCAACATGGAGGCCCTGGTCCGTGCGGCGGCGGCCCCCGGCTGCCCGTTCGAGATCGCCCTGGTCCTGGCCAACAAGCCGGACGCCGGCGGCCTGGCGATCGCCGCCGAGGCCGGGGTCGAGGCGCTGTGCGTCGATCAGAAGCCGTTCGGCAAGGACCGCGAGGCCCACGAACGGGCCATCGACGCGGCCCTGCGCGCGCGCCGGATCGAGGTGATCGCCCTGGCCGGCTACATGCGGATCCTCACCCCGTTCCTGGTCGACGCCTGGGCGGGCCGGATGCTGAACATCCACCCGTCCCTGCTGCCCGCCTATCCGGGCCTGGACACCCACGCCCGCGCCATCGCGGCCGGCGAGGTCGAGGCCGGCTGCACCGTCCACCTAGTCACCGCCGGGGTCGACGAGGGTCCGATCCTGGGCCAGGCCCGCGTGCCAATCCTGCCCGACGACGACGACCATAAGCTGGCCGCGCGGGTGCTGGAGCAGGAACACAGGCTGTACGCCGACACCCTGGCCGCCTTCGTCAAGACGCTCTAG
- a CDS encoding PRC-barrel domain-containing protein: MPLTKSKDILDQDLIGQGGAKLGLIRETFIDLDTGRIEFLVVEAPGLIGGSGKYHPVPWTIVRYDPMAKVFQADVSKDRFKGSPSYDRAQIGSAEYAWDEQSNRYFDVASDVVVAP; the protein is encoded by the coding sequence ATGCCGCTGACGAAGAGCAAGGACATCCTGGACCAGGATCTGATCGGGCAGGGCGGCGCGAAGCTCGGCCTCATTCGCGAGACCTTCATCGATCTCGACACGGGGCGGATCGAGTTCCTGGTCGTCGAGGCGCCAGGATTAATCGGCGGGTCCGGGAAGTACCATCCCGTGCCCTGGACGATCGTCCGCTACGACCCCATGGCCAAGGTGTTCCAAGCCGATGTCTCGAAAGATCGGTTCAAGGGCTCTCCCAGCTATGACCGGGCGCAGATCGGCAGCGCGGAATACGCCTGGGACGAGCAGTCCAACCGATACTTCGACGTCGCTTCGGACGTCGTCGTCGCGCCCTAG
- a CDS encoding DedA family protein, protein MDAWIADLFKVAADNAGFAGAVLFAMTLLEALLIVGLLIPILGVMLAAGALVAQGALHPVEAILWCSAGAAVGDALSYLMGRGLGGRRATRLLFAGPSDKKKGRRLLARAKLLTRRHGVLAIAAARYLGPARPFIPILAGMSRTRGWSFQLANVLSAPIWVISLLAPGYLAARNLKMFGSNPALASGLALGVILAVGLGVLWVKRARRVRAA, encoded by the coding sequence ATGGACGCCTGGATCGCCGATCTCTTCAAAGTGGCCGCTGACAACGCCGGTTTCGCCGGCGCGGTCCTGTTCGCCATGACCTTGCTGGAGGCCCTGCTGATCGTGGGCCTGCTGATCCCGATCCTGGGCGTCATGCTGGCCGCCGGGGCCCTGGTGGCCCAGGGCGCACTGCATCCGGTCGAGGCGATCCTGTGGTGCAGCGCCGGCGCGGCCGTCGGCGACGCCCTCTCCTACCTGATGGGCCGTGGCCTGGGCGGCCGCCGGGCGACCCGCCTGCTGTTCGCCGGCCCTTCGGACAAGAAAAAGGGCCGCCGGCTGCTCGCGCGCGCCAAGCTCCTGACCCGCCGCCACGGCGTGCTGGCCATCGCCGCGGCCCGCTATCTGGGTCCGGCCCGGCCCTTTATTCCCATTCTGGCGGGCATGTCGCGCACGCGCGGCTGGAGCTTCCAGCTGGCCAACGTCCTGTCGGCCCCGATCTGGGTGATCTCACTGCTGGCGCCCGGCTACCTGGCCGCGCGGAACCTAAAGATGTTCGGTAGCAATCCGGCCCTGGCCAGCGGCCTGGCCCTGGGCGTGATCCTCGCCGTCGGGCTGGGCGTGCTGTGGGTCAAGCGCGCCAGACGCGTCCGCGCCGCCTAG
- a CDS encoding YoaK family protein, with product MKHYERGEVALAVVLAGVAGYVDAIGFLKLGGFFVSFMSGNSTRLGVGLATGNWHAVLTVVTLVGSFVGGVVLGALTARACGENRRSPVLALEAVLLAAGAGLLALGFDTAGVTAVAMAMGAENAVFQRNGDVAVGLTYMTGALVKAGQRIAGALVGGEPSDWPRYVLLWTGLAAGGALGALTYVTIGAAALWLAVAVVTGGALWAERRWRSV from the coding sequence GTGAAACACTACGAGCGAGGCGAGGTGGCGCTGGCGGTCGTGCTGGCCGGCGTGGCCGGCTATGTCGACGCGATCGGCTTCCTGAAGCTGGGCGGGTTCTTCGTCTCGTTCATGAGCGGCAACTCCACGCGGCTGGGCGTGGGCCTGGCGACCGGCAACTGGCACGCGGTGCTGACGGTCGTGACCCTGGTGGGCTCGTTCGTGGGCGGGGTGGTGCTGGGCGCCCTGACGGCGCGGGCGTGTGGCGAGAACCGGCGCTCGCCGGTCCTGGCGCTGGAGGCCGTGTTGCTGGCGGCGGGCGCGGGCCTGCTGGCGCTGGGCTTCGACACCGCCGGCGTGACGGCCGTGGCCATGGCCATGGGAGCCGAGAACGCCGTCTTCCAGCGCAATGGCGACGTGGCCGTGGGTCTGACCTACATGACCGGCGCCCTGGTCAAGGCCGGCCAGCGCATCGCTGGGGCCCTGGTCGGCGGCGAGCCCTCGGACTGGCCGCGCTACGTGCTGCTGTGGACGGGTCTGGCGGCCGGCGGCGCGCTGGGAGCCCTGACCTATGTGACGATCGGCGCCGCCGCCCTGTGGCTGGCCGTGGCCGTGGTCACGGGCGGCGCGCTCTGGGCCGAGCGGCGCTGGCGGTCGGTCTGA
- the ndk gene encoding nucleoside-diphosphate kinase: MTERTFSIIKPDATRRNLTGAINAVIEAAGLRIVAQRRVKLTEAQAKKFYEVHAERPFYGELVAQMTAEPVVVQVLQGDNAVLKYREVMGATNPANADEGTIRKQFALSIGENSVHGSDSLENAGIEIAQFFTDDEIVG, from the coding sequence GTGACCGAACGCACCTTCTCGATCATCAAGCCGGACGCCACCCGTCGTAACCTGACCGGCGCCATCAACGCTGTGATCGAGGCCGCCGGCCTGCGCATCGTCGCTCAGCGTCGCGTGAAGCTGACCGAAGCCCAAGCCAAGAAGTTCTACGAAGTGCACGCCGAGCGTCCGTTCTACGGCGAACTCGTGGCCCAGATGACCGCCGAGCCGGTCGTCGTCCAGGTTCTGCAAGGCGACAACGCGGTTCTGAAGTACCGTGAAGTCATGGGCGCCACCAACCCGGCCAACGCCGACGAAGGCACCATCCGCAAGCAATTCGCCCTGTCGATCGGCGAAAACTCGGTCCACGGCTCGGACAGCCTGGAGAACGCGGGCATCGAAATCGCCCAGTTCTTCACCGACGACGAAATCGTCGGCTGA
- a CDS encoding ABC-F family ATP-binding cassette domain-containing protein — translation MLQINDLTFNAWGRKFFDHASVSLPPGAKVGLIGRNGVGKSTLFKLILGQLHAGDDEISLPKAARIGSVDQEHPATPFTLLETVLEADEERHGLLTRLETADPEEMGEIWGRLIEIDSDAAPAKASEILVGLGFSQDDLTRPMSEFSGGWRMRVALAAALFAEPDMLLLDEPTNYLDLEGALWLEARLQKYPHTALIVSHDRELLNNSCTHMLHLAGGKLELYVGGYDDFEKRRAEKARLQLSAKAKQDAERAHLQAFVDRFKAKASKAAQAQSRMKRLAKMEPVSTTIEERVAPFTLPSPPRPLPPPLIRLEKASVGYEQGRAILKNLNLRMDLDDRIGLLGVNGAGKSTFAKMIAGALGVQAGEFHRDKKMKVGWFHQHQIEAMDPEDTPLEIIRRAMPEASESSRRSKLAQFGLGFEKQETKVDSLSGGERARLLLNLVAMDAPHMLILDEPTNHLDIDSRRALLDALNDYMGAVILITHDRSLMELVADRLWLAADGTVKPFDGDMDDYAKFVLERAKQAVKPTQVAREPEPAAASAPKKTAVEPLRRKVDAAEQAMTRCARNLAELDAQLADPDLYVKTPAKVAELTKRRDNAKAKLDEAEEAWMNLAEELSLAEA, via the coding sequence ATGCTTCAGATCAACGACCTGACGTTCAACGCCTGGGGACGGAAGTTCTTCGACCACGCCAGCGTCAGCCTCCCGCCCGGCGCCAAGGTCGGCCTGATCGGCCGCAACGGCGTGGGCAAGTCCACCCTGTTCAAGCTGATCCTGGGCCAGCTGCACGCCGGCGACGACGAGATCAGCCTGCCAAAGGCCGCGCGGATCGGTTCGGTGGACCAGGAGCACCCAGCCACGCCCTTCACCTTGCTGGAGACGGTGCTTGAGGCCGACGAGGAACGCCACGGCCTGCTGACCCGGCTGGAAACGGCCGATCCCGAGGAGATGGGCGAGATCTGGGGCCGCCTGATCGAGATCGATTCCGACGCCGCCCCGGCCAAGGCCTCCGAAATCCTGGTAGGCCTGGGCTTCAGCCAGGACGACCTGACCCGGCCGATGAGCGAGTTCTCGGGCGGCTGGCGCATGCGCGTGGCCCTGGCCGCGGCGCTGTTCGCCGAGCCCGACATGCTGCTGCTGGACGAACCGACCAACTATCTCGACCTGGAAGGCGCGCTGTGGCTGGAGGCCCGCCTCCAGAAGTATCCGCACACCGCCCTGATCGTCAGCCACGACCGCGAGCTGCTCAACAACAGCTGCACCCACATGCTGCACCTGGCCGGCGGCAAGCTGGAGCTCTATGTGGGCGGCTACGACGACTTCGAGAAGCGCCGCGCCGAGAAGGCCCGCCTGCAGCTGTCCGCCAAGGCCAAGCAGGACGCCGAGCGCGCCCACCTGCAGGCCTTCGTCGACCGCTTCAAGGCCAAGGCCTCAAAAGCTGCGCAGGCGCAATCCCGTATGAAGCGCCTGGCCAAGATGGAGCCGGTGAGCACCACCATCGAGGAGCGCGTCGCCCCCTTCACCCTGCCCTCGCCGCCGCGCCCCCTGCCCCCGCCGCTGATCCGACTGGAAAAGGCGTCGGTCGGCTATGAGCAAGGCCGCGCGATCCTCAAGAACCTCAACCTGCGGATGGACCTGGACGACCGCATCGGTCTGCTGGGCGTCAACGGCGCGGGCAAGTCGACCTTCGCCAAGATGATCGCCGGCGCCCTGGGCGTGCAGGCCGGCGAGTTCCACCGCGACAAGAAGATGAAGGTCGGCTGGTTCCACCAGCACCAGATCGAGGCGATGGATCCCGAGGACACGCCGCTGGAAATCATCCGTCGGGCCATGCCGGAAGCCTCGGAAAGCTCGCGCCGCTCGAAACTGGCCCAGTTCGGCCTGGGCTTCGAGAAACAGGAGACCAAGGTCGACAGCCTCTCGGGAGGCGAGCGCGCGCGCCTGCTGCTGAACCTGGTGGCGATGGACGCGCCGCACATGCTGATCCTGGACGAACCGACCAACCACCTGGACATCGACAGCCGCCGGGCCCTGCTGGACGCCCTGAACGACTACATGGGCGCGGTGATCCTGATCACCCACGACCGCTCGCTGATGGAGCTGGTCGCCGACCGCCTGTGGCTGGCCGCCGACGGCACGGTGAAGCCGTTCGACGGCGACATGGACGACTACGCCAAGTTCGTGCTGGAGCGCGCCAAGCAGGCGGTGAAGCCGACCCAGGTCGCCCGCGAGCCCGAACCCGCCGCCGCTTCCGCGCCGAAGAAGACCGCCGTCGAGCCGCTGCGCCGCAAGGTCGACGCCGCCGAACAGGCCATGACCCGATGCGCGCGCAACCTGGCCGAACTGGACGCCCAGCTCGCCGATCCGGACCTCTATGTGAAGACTCCTGCCAAGGTCGCGGAGCTGACCAAGCGCCGCGACAACGCCAAGGCCAAGCTGGACGAGGCCGAGGAAGCCTGGATGAACCTGGCTGAAGAACTGTCGCTGGCGGAGGCCTGA